The genomic interval GTTTTGGAAGTTTGTAGAACAGGACCATGTATGTTAGTTGGTTCGGATCAGATTATCGAACACATTGAAAACAAATTAGATATCAAAGTTGGTCAAACATCGGCAGATGGAATGTTTACATTGAAAACTGCAGAGTGTTTGGGAGCTTGTGGTTATGGCCCCATGTTACAATGCGGAAAACATTACCACGAACATTTAACTCCTGCGAAAGTGGATGAGTTATTGGATACCTTGCGTAAAGAACATTCAGAGAAATAGGAATGGGAAGAAAATTATTATTGGAACACATAGACGTTCCTGGAATCGAATCGTTTGAAGTCTACCGCAAAAATGGTGGTTACCGTTCTGTGGAAAAAGCTTTGAAAACGATGTCTCCACAAAATGTGGTAGAAGAAGTTCAAGCATCTGGATTGAGAGGTCGAGGAGGAGCAGGATTCCCTACAGGAATGAAATGGTCTTTCTTGGCAAAACCGGAAGGAGTTCCACGTTACTTATTGTGTAACGCAGATGAGTCTGAACCTGGAACGTTCAAGGATCGTTACTTGATGGAGAAAATCCCACATCTTTTGGTAGAAGGAATGATTGTTTCTTCGTACGCTTTGGGGTGTAATCAATCATACATTTATATCCGTGGAGAATACATGTGGGTGTTGGAAATTGTGGAAAAAGCAATTGCCGAAGCATACGCAAATGGTTTTCTTGGAAAAAATATCTTAGGATCAGGATACGACTTAGATTTAGCTATTGCGCCAGGTGGTGGAGCTTATATCTGTGGTGAAGAAACTGCATTGATTGAATCATTGGAGGGGAAACGTGGAAATCCGCGTATCAAGCCACCATTCCCGGCTGTAAAAGGTTTGTGGGGATGTCCAACTGTAGTGAACAATGTAGAATCCATTGCAGCAGTTGTTCCAATCGTAAATGACGGAGGGGCTGAATACGCAAAAATAGGTATTGGAAAAAGTACAGGAACAAAGTTGATTTCAGCTTGTGGAAACTTGGTAAAACCGGGTGTTTACGAAATTGAATTGGGAATGACTGTCGAAGAATTCATCTACTCAGACGAGTGGTGTGGAGGAATCGCTAACGGAAAAAAGATCAAGGCTTGTGTACCAGGTGGATCTTCCGTTCCAATTTTACCAGCAAACCTGATTACAAAAACAGCGGAAGGAGTGGATCGCTTAATGTCATACGAAGGTTTGGCAGAAGGTGGTTTTGCAACTGGTTCCATGTTGGGTTCAGGAGGTTTCATTGTATTTGATGAAGACCAATGTATTGTTAGAAATACTTGGAATTTTGCACGTTTCTATGCACACGAATCTTGCGGACAATGTTCACCTTGTCGTGAAGGAACTGGATGGATGGAGAAAGTACTTCGTCGTTTGGAAAACGGACAAGGTCACATGCACGACATCGATTTGTTGGCAGAGATCAACAAGAAAATAGAAGGAAACACGATTTGTCCACTAGGTGATGCAGCAGCATGGCCAGTAGCGGCGGCAATTCGTCATTTTAGAGAAGAATTTGAATGGCATGTAACTCATCCAGATGAAGCGGTAAAACGCAACTTTGGGATTGCGTCTAATCACATGCCTTTAGTATAAAAGAGATCCCATTATGGTAAAAGTTATCATTGACGATATCGAAGTTGAAGTAGAACCGGGAACAACCATCCTGAATGCTGCTCGTAAGATCGGTGGAGATGTAGTTCCTCCTGCAATGTGCTATTACAGCAAGTTGCAAGGAAGTGGAGGTAAATGTAGAACGTGTTTGGTTGAAGTAGCCGCTGGTTCTACAGCAGATCCGCGCCCGATGCCGAAATTGGTTGCATCTTGTTCTACTCCAGTAATGGATGGAATGATTGTGAAGAACAAAACATCAGAACGCGTTTACGATAATCGTGCAGCTGTAACGGAGTTTTTGTTGATCAATCACCCATTGGATTGCCCGATTTGTGATCAGGCTGGTGAGTGTCATTTGCAAGACCTTGGTTTCGAACACGGAAAAGAAGGAACGCGCTACGAAGAGAAACGCAGAACCTTTGATCCGATTGATATCGGTGACAAAATCAAATTGCACATGAATCGTTGCATTTTGTGCTACCGTTGTGTTTATGTGGCAAATCAATTGACTGATAAACGCGTTCATGGAATCATGCATCGTGGAGATCATGCAGAAATTTCAACTTATATCGAGCAGGCAATTGATAACGATTTCTCCGGAAACGTCATCGATGTATGTCCAGTAGGAGCATTGACAGATAAAACATTCCGATTCAAAAGTCGTGTGTGGTTTTTGAAACCAATGGAAGCTTCTTGCGAGTGTACAAAGTGTGCTGGAAAAGCGGTTGTTTGGATGTTCGGAGATGAAATTTACCGTGTTACTGGTCGCAAAGATAAGTATGGTGAAATCGAAGACATCGATGGAAAAACAGCTTGGATTTGTAACGAATGTCGTTTCGATAAGAAAGATAAAAGTCAATGGAATATTGAAGGTCCAAGAGTAATCAATCGTCATTCAGTGATCGCACAAAATCAATACTTGGTTGACGAGCGCCTCGAATCCAAAAAACTAACAGGAAAATAAGATGATCATAAAATTAATCATAGTTGTTGCGTTATTCGCAATCACATTGGGGATCGCAGCTTATTTGACTCTGATGGAGCGAAAAGTTGCAGCCTGGATGCAGGATCGTATCGGGCCAGACAGAGCAGGACCGTTTGGTTTGCTTCAGCCGCTCGCAGATGGTGGAAAAATGTTCTTCAAAGAAGATTTCAGACCAACCAATGCAGATAAATGGTTGTTTATCATTGGGCCGGGAATTGCCATGTTTACTTCACTCATTACAGGTGCAGTAATTCCTTGGGGACCAGATTTGAAAATCGCCGGTGAATCAATTGCTTTGCAGGTTGCAGACGTAAATATTGGAATTCTCTTCATTATGGGAGCAGTTTCCATTGGAGTTTACGGGATCATGATCGGAGGTTGGGCTTCCAATAATAAATTTGCCTTGTTCGGAGCAATTCGTGCAAGTTCTCAAATGATCTCCTACGAGTTAGCGATGGGAGTTTCCGTAATTACCATCGTTTTGATGACGGGTTCTTTGAGTATCCGTGAAATCGTTGATCAGCAACATGGTTTCTGGGATAACGGATGGTTCTCTTGGAATGTGTTCAAACAACCGATTTGTTTCGTCGTATTCTTAATTACGGCTTTGGCAGAATGTAACCGTGCTCCGTTCGATTTAGCGGAATGTGAATCCGAGTTGATTGGTGGTTACCACACAGAATACGGTGCTATGAAATTAGGATTCTTCCTATTCGCAGAATATGTAAACATGTTCATTTCTTGTGCAGTTATTTCGGCATTGTTCTTCGGAGGATACAACTTCCCAGGAATGGACAACTTCTCAGGAAATACGTTAGCAATTCTTGGAACCTTGGTTTTCTTCGCAAAAACATTCTTCTTCATCTTCGTATTCATGTGGATTCGTTGGACATTGCCGCGTTTTCGTTACGATCAGTTGATGCACATTGGTTGGAAAAAAATGATTCCTATCGCATTAATCAACTTGTTGATTACAGGAGTTGTGATTGCTTATACGGAAGGTTGGTTCTCTAAAAGTAAGGAAAACGAATCTGCAAGTAATGCAAAAATGGAGGAGCCTTTGGGTGTGAATACATCCATTGAAAAGACTAAAACTGGAAATAGCTTATAAGAATGGAAAGTTTATCAAATCGTAAAAAAGTCGTTTCGAACAAGAAGATGACCTTCATGGAGAAAATGTACTTCCCTGCAATTTTGGGAGGTATGTGGATTACTTTGAAGCATGTTTTCAAGAAACATAATACTGTTAAATATCCGGAAGTTAAACGCGAGTTTGCACCTGTTTATAGAGGACAACACGTATTAAAGCGTGACGAAGAAGGAAGAGAAAATTGCACAGCATGCGGATTATGCGCAGTGGCTTGTCCAGCAGAAGCAATCACAATGACTTCGGAAGAACGTAAAAAAGGCGAAGAGCATTTATACCGCGAGGAGAAATATGCAACGACCTATGAAATCAATATGTTGCGTTGTATTTTTTGTGGTTTGTGCGAAGAAGCATGTCCAAAAGAAGCAATTTTCTTAACAGATCGTATCGTTCCTACTTATTTTGAACGCAATGATTTTATCTACGGAAAAGATAAATTGGTTGAACCAGTTGATCAGCGTGTAGACATTAGTAAAAGACAATTAACCGGAAAAAGACCTGCGTAATGAGTTTAGATAGTATATTTTATATTCTTGGTGGATTGACTATTGGAACAGCCTTGATGGTTGTTTTGAGTAAACACCCTGTGAGAAGTGTATTGTACTTAGTACTTACATTCTTCTTAATCTCTGCGAACTACGTTTTGATGAATGCTCAGTTCATCGCCATTGTAAACATTATCGTTTATGCAGGAGCAATCATGGTCCTTTTCTTATTCGTATTGATGTTATTGAACCTCAATAAGGAAAACGAACCAAAACATTCTCCTATGATGACCATCGGAGCTGCTGTTGCTGGAGGAAGTCTATTCCTAGTAGTGGTTGCAGCAATGCGCGATGCAATTCTGGCAACTCCAATGATTGATGCGAATTCTGAAAAAGTAGGATTGGTTGAGAACTTGGGGCAAATTCTATTTACAAAATACGTACTTCCTTTTGAAGTTTCTTCAGTATTGTTCTTGGCAGCAATGGTTGGGGCAGTTCTTTTAGCGAAGAAAGAAAAACAAACTATAGATTGATATGTTATTAGCGACATTATTTGAATCAGGGGTAAAGATTGAACACTACATGGTACTTGCTACGGCATTGTTTGTCATAGGTGTGTTTGGTGTGCTTTACCGTAAGAATGCAATCATTTTATTGATGTGTATTGAATTAATGCTCAATGCAGTGAATTTGTTACTGGTAGCGTTTTCAACATATTTCGGGCAGGCAGACGGACAACTTTTTGTGTTCTTCGTCATGGTTGTGGCTGCTGCTGAAGCAACGGTAGGTCTTTCGATTTTAGTGCTTCTTTTCCGCAATACCCGTTCAGTGGATATTCGATTGTTTAACAAATTAAAAAACTAAAACATGTCGGTATCACAAATACTTCCTTTGATTTTATTGCTTCCGTTAATGGGGGCATTTATCAATGGTACAATAGGGAAATCTCTTTCAAAAGTGATGGTGGGAACGATTGCAACAGGTGTAATGGCCGTTTCGTTTGTTCTTGCAGTGATGGCTTTTATGAGCGTACAGCATGGTGAATCGGTAACGGTTCATTTGTTTACAATGATTAAAACAAGTTCATTCTCTTTAAATGCAAGATTGTTCGCAGATAATTTATCCATGTGGATGACCTTAATTGTAACAGGTGTTGGAACATTGATTCATTTGTTCTCCATGGGTTACATGAAGCATGATGCTGGATATTACAAGTTCTTCACCTATTTGAATCTCTTCATTTTTGCGATGTTGGTTCTGGTTTTGGGAAGCAATTATTTCATGTTGTTCTTCGGATGGGAAGGTGTAGGAATTTGTTCATATTTGTTGATTGGATTCTGGTACCAAGACTTCAAAAACACATTGGCTGCTCGCAAGGCATTCATCATGAATCGTATTGGAGACTTAGGTTTATTGATAGGTTTATTCTTGATTCTTGGAAAATTCGGAACATTGGAATACGGAGAAGTTGCGAATGCAGTAATGACAGAAGGATTCGAAATCTCTGAAATGCTCATCTTCGGTATTACAATCTGTTTGTTTATCGGTGCAACTGGTAAATCGGCTCAAATTCCTTTGTTTACATGGTTACCTGATGCGATGGCTGGACCAACTCCAGTTTCTGCATTGATTCACGCTGCAACGATGGTAACAGCTGGTATTTTCTTAACGGTTCGTTCTAATTTCTTATTCGAATTGGATGGTGCGCATCTAACAAAAGATATCATGTTGTACGTTGGTTTGGCAACTTCGATTGTTGCAGCATTCATTGCGATGCGTCAAAACGACATCAAAAAAGTATTGGCTTATTCAACGGTTTCTCAATTGGGGATGTTATTTGTAGCATTGGGAATGGGAGCTTACACAGCGGCTATGTTCCACGTTACAACACACGCATTCTTCAAAGCATTGTTATTCTTAGGATCTGGAAGTGTGATTCATGCTATGTCTGACGAACAAGATATTCGTAAAATGGGAGGACTTCGCAAGAAAATTCCAATTACACACATTACCTTCTTAATTGGAACTTTAGCAATTTCAGGTATTCCATTGCTTTCTGGTTTCTATTCGAAAGATGAAATTATCGGTCATGCATTCGAATCACACAAATTCGTGTATTTCGCATTGATGTTTAGTTCAGCTTTGACTGCGATTTATATGTTCCGTTTGTATTTCGTGACTTTCTTCGGAACATTCCGTGGCACGCACGAACAAGAGCATCATTTACATGAAGGTCCTGCTTCTATGACTTTGCCTTTGGTAATTCTTGCGATTCTTTCCATCTTTGGTGGATTGTTGAATTTACCAGGTGTTTTCCTCCACAATGGAACACATTGGTTGTCTCATTACTATGCTCATAATGTTTCTGGTTCTGGAATTCAAATGGGTGAGCATGCAGATCCAAATACAACATTGATGTTGATGGTTGCTGCGGGAGCGATGGCTGTTATTATTGCAATTGTAACATACATTGTTTATGTGAAGAAAAATAGTCTTCCAGCTGCAGATGAGGATGTGAAAGGTTTAGCAAAAGCGTCTGCCATGAAATTGTACTTTGATGAGATTTACGACTTCTTGTTTGTGAGACCTGTTCTTTGGATTTCTGAAAAAGGAGCACATTATTTTGAAGGTGTATTTTTACACCGTAGTGTGGTTGGAATTGGAAAAGTGATTGGAAAATCAGGAGATTTAGTCCGTAAAATTCAAACGGGAAGAACAGACAATTACATTCTTTGGATGGTTTTCGGAATCATTGGGTTAATTGTTTATTACATTATCTATTATAAAAACTAAGACGTGGAAATTCTTTTATTTATTTTACCAGTTTTCTTTGCGTTATCGGTATTGATCGTCCCTAAAAGTGGCGTTCGTGCATACGGAATTATCGGTTCGCTTGCCGTTTTAGGTGTTGTAATAGCATGTATGACGCAGTACAACAATGATGGAACAGTTCAATTATTTGCAAATAAACAATGGTTGTTTGGAATTACCCTTAGCTTTGGCTACGATGGAATTTCTTTACTCATGCTGTTATTGACAGCAGTATTGGTTCCATTGGTTTTGGTATCTAATTTCAAAAATGAATTGGCAGAAAATCGCTTGTTTACAAGTATGGTTTTCTTCATGCAATTGGGTCTAATTGGCGTGTTCATTTCAATGGATGGATTGTGGTTCTACGTTTTCTGGGAAATTACCTTAATTCCGATCTTCTTAATCTCTTGGTGGTTTGGTGCCCCGGAAAGAAAGGCAGCATTGATGAAATTCTTCATTTACACATTTGTAGGATCTCTTGCTATGTTGGCAGCTTTAATCGGAATCAAAGTAAACGCAGCATCTTTCCAGATCGAAGATTTGAAAGCAGTTGTCTTTACTTCTAAAACCGCTTGTTGGTTGGCGCTTGGATTCTTCTTGGCATTTGCCATTAAAATTCCAATTTTTCCTTTCCATACGTGGCAGCCTGATACCTATACGAAGTCTCCAATGGCTGGTACTATGTTACTTTCTGGTATTATGCTGAAAATGGCTCTATACGGAATGATTCGCTGGATGATTCCATTATTTCCAGAAGCAATGCCTTGTTTACAGTATTTTGTTATCGTTTTAGCTACAATTGGTGTTGTTTATGCAGCGGTTATTGCCATTAAACAAAAAGATATCAAGCGTGTATTCGCATTTGCTTCGATGTCTCACGTTGGATTAATTGCTGCAGCAATCATGGTTTGGGATTTTGATGCTTTATCAGGAAGTATGGTTCAAATTGTCAATCACGGATTGGTTGCAGTTGGATTGTTCCTTGCTGTAGAGATTATTGAACGCAGAACGGGAACAAGAAACTTGGCTGATTTGGGTGGATTTGCAAAACAAGCTCCGAAATTTGCATTTTGGTTTGCAGCTTTGGCGTTCGCTTCGGTTTCGGTTCCATTAACAAGCGGCTTCATTGGTGAATTTTTGATGTTAAAAGGACTTGTTGAGTTTGACATGATTATTGGAATTATTGCAGGAACAACATTGATTTTAGGAGCAGTTTATACCTTTAGAGCTTATCAATTGAGTATGTACGGTCCAGTAACAAGAGATCAATTTGCAGATTTGCATTGGTCTGAACTCTTTGTTTTGGCATTCATTGTTATCGCAGTAGTGATTTTGGGAGTTTACCCAGCAGTGATTACGGATTTTGTAAATCCAAGTTTAAAAATAGTTTTAGAAACACTTTCAACACCTTCAGGTTTATAATATGGATGCATTATTAGTTGTTTTTGCCAGTGGATTGATTTCCCTATTTGCTGCTTTTGCTAAGAAGCCTTGGTTAGTTGTAAGCTCAGCAATGATTGGTTTGTTAGCTGCCATTATCATTATTATCACTCAACTTCAAACAGGAAAAGCATTTTTTGACTTTTTGACTTATGAGGGATTGCTTTTTGATCAGTTTGCGTTGATTTTTAGCCTTGCAATCTGTGTATTATCGCTCTTAATTATTGGAATTGGTTACGAACGATTTAAAGAAAATCCAACGCATACAGGCGAGTATATTGGATTGCTTATGTTCTCTGCCACTGGTGCCATGATTATGACAGCATATACAGATATGTTTATGTTCTTTCTTGGTTTAGAAATCCTTTCCTTACCAATCTATGTCATGGCAGGGAGTAATAAGTCAGATGTGCGCTCTTCAGAAGCATCTTTGAAGTATTTCTTAACTGGATCATTCGCAACAGGAATCTTCTTATTCGGATTGGCTTGGGTTTACGGAGCAACAGGGACGTTTAAACTTGCTGAAATTCAGATGAAAGTTGGAGAAATGGATACATTGAGTCCTATTTTAATGATTGGTGTGCTTCTAATTATGGCTTCTTTCGTCTTTAAAATTGGAGCTGCACCTTTCCATTTTTGGAGTCCAGATGTATACGATGGGTCACCCCATGCTGTAACTGGATTTATGGCATCTGTAGTTAAAATAGCTGCGTTTTATGCTTTCCTTAAAATGTTTGCGATTTGTTTTGGTCAAGGAGAATTATTCTTATTCTGGAAAGATGCTTTGGTAGTGATGCTTATAATCACGCTGTTTGTAGGAAATTTATCAGCAATTCGCCAAACGAAATTTAAGCGCTTATTGGCTTATTCATCCATTACACATGTTGGATATACTTTATTGCTTTTTGTTTCAGGAATTTCGTATAATATTTCTGCAGAGATCTTGTGGTTCTATATGTTTGCTTATGGATTCTCAATCGTAGGAATTATAGCTGTGGGGATTGCGGTAAATGATTCGGAAGATCGCATTTCTTCTTTGAAAGGTTTAGGTAAACGAAATCCATTCTTGGCAATTGTAGGAATTGTTTCCTTGTTATCACTTGCTGGAATTCCTCCAACATCTGGTTTCTTTGCAAAATACATTTTATTCTCATCTGCTTGGGAAAATGCTTCTTGGTTGGTAATCATTGCTCTAATTAATTCCGGGATCAGTATTTATTATTACTTAAAAGTCATCGGAACAATTGTTTCGCCTGCAGAGGAAGAACAAGAAAAAATTAAATTATCACCATTGACAATTGCCGTTTTAACAATTGCTCTAATCGGAATGTTAGGATTTAGCTTTATCCTTTCTTGGTTATAATCAAGAGTTCTCCAATTTTTCATAAAATACTAGCTATGCTTCGAAATTCAACCCATTTTTGTGTGATGATTTCGAAGTATAGCTTTTTTTTAGCAGCCATTTTTTTTGCGTTCGAGGGCTCAGCTCAACTTTTGGACAACTCCAAAGGATTGGCTTTTACGGATGCTCCATTTTTTAACACTCGATTTGTAAAAGCAAGTAAAATTAAGGAAATTCGCGGGACGTATACTTTCAAAAAGCAAGGTGATATTATGCGCGAATCGAATTACATATATGTGTTTAATTTTGACACATTGGGTAATTTAACACGCCATTATCAAACAGCGAAAGGTGATTTAGTTACAGACACCACTGTTCGATTTTATGATTACACACATGATGGAAGAATGGTTCGGAGACGCATTTCGCAGAAAAAGGGTTTTCTTTCAACCTATTACACCTATAATTCGGAAGGTCAAGTTGTAAAGGAAGAAGTTTATCGGGATATTGATACGATGAATAGTTTATTAACTCCATCGATTGAAAGAAGTATTCTTTGGAATACGGAAACAATGAGCTATCAGGTTTATGAAGGACAATTCAAGAAGAAAATTTTCAATAGTTATGGAAATCAATACTTAGAATTAACTAAATACAATGACAGTTTAGGCTTTTTATCTCAGGAAGAAGAATTATTTACAATTACGAGGAATAAGCTTACAACCAAGTATAAGTATTCCGATAAAGGTTTGATAGAGCGAATTTCAGTGTATAAAAACACGGAACCAGTTCCTGTAAGTGAATCACATTTTACCTATGATGCATTTGGAAATTTACAATCTAAATTGGTGTATAAAGACGGTGTATTCATTACAGAATATCAGATTATTTATAGCGGATTAACAGGTTTGCTTTATTCTATTATTACACGTGAAGTGAGTTCTAATTTCATTTCTATTATTCGGTTTACAGAACCAACCTTTTGGGATAAACCTTAAATATAGTGAAGAGTCAATTTCTCTTAAAATATATTTTGCGTAACCCAATTTTTTGGGTGGGTTGTGTGATGCTTCTTTTAGGAATAGCAATAATGAGTTTTCATGGTCCTCATTGGAGAAATAGTATCATTAATTCCGATGGAAGAGGTTACTACTATTTTTTACCAGCAGTCAGCACCAGCGATAATACATTTGAAAAAACACTTCAATCTGAGCAAAAAATCGTTGGTAAAGACGCTCCTCAATTGTATATTCTTAAAACAGAGGAGGGTTTAGCTGTAAACAAATGCTATCCAGGGGTTGCAATTCTTCAAAGTCCATTTTATGCAACCGCCACCTTAGTGGATTGGATAGGTGGAAAAAATTTTGATGGATATTCTGATAATCATTTGATTTTCTTTTTTTTCGGATCATTGTTGTATGTCTTTTTGAGTATTCTGTTCTTCCAAAAAGTACTGGCAATTTATTTTGAATCCTCTAAGTATACATGGCTTGTTAGTATAGCACTCATTTTTGCTACTAATGTATGGTACCATGGGTTTTTCTATGGAGGCTTATCTCACCACTATAGTTTGTTTTTGTTTTCATTGTTCTGTTGGAATATACTCCGTTATAAGAGAGATTATAAAATGAAGTTTCTCATTTATCTTGGAATTATTTTAGGCTTACTGTTTTTAGTTCGTCCTACTAACATGATGATTTTGGCGATTCTTCCCTTTTTATTTAAAACGAGGGATTCCTTTTTAGGAGCACTGAAGAAAATTCTACAAGTAAGAAATGGACAGTTGGCAGGATTTATCTCTGCTTTTTTAACCATTTTGATGCTATTGCCATTGATTACCTACTGGCAGACGGGGCACTTTTTTTACTGGTCTTATCAAGGTGAAGGATTTGATTTTAGTGGGAAACACTTACTTGAAACATGGATTAGTTACCGTATTGGAATTTTTGTTCACGCGCCAATTGCCTTACTTTCAATTATAGGATTGGTTTATTGGCTTCGAACCAATCGGTACTTATTTGTTTCATGGATATTACCATTTATTACGATTACTTATGTTCTTTCATCTTGGTGGTGCTGGGATTATCAATCATTTTTTGGCCACCGTGGATTTATAGAGTTTCAATTTCTTTTTACGTTCCCACTCATTGTTACATTGCAGATTATTAGAAATTCTGTTGTGAAATATGGATTGCTCACACTCGTTTTTGGATACATGGGAATTCGTTCATACCAATGTGTTTCAGGAGTTTATCCGAAACAGCGATTCACAGCGTATACGTATTGGAAAAGCATATTGGATTTTAATTACAAGATTCCTAATAAATATTCCATTCTGTATAACTGCCAACCTTTTGGCACCGTTGTATCTACGAAAGAGTTGGTTCCAACTGAATTGAAAAACCAGAAATACGATGGTTCTATAGAATTTGGACAAGGTTTAACTTATCATCTGAAGGATAGAAGACGAAACATTCGCTATTTTTTCGAGTTTCATCTAACAAAGCAATTATTGGAGGATTCTGATTGGAAAGATATAGAAATTATTTTTGCGGCTCAGAATAAGAAGGAAGAACAAGTTTATTATTATGCTTTTCCGCTCTATTCATTCTATAAAGAAGGCAAAGAGAAAGCTATTGATTTTGAAATTCAGGAGGAAGTATATCCGTATGCTAATTCAAGTGAAAAAATCGGTTTTTACATTTGGAACAGAGCAAAAAAACAGTTTAAAATTAATGATTTTAGTGTTGTTGTGAAGAAGATAGCAATCAAATGAAGAACTAGTTTCCAAACCGATAACGAACCACGCACCAAATCACTTTCATACCATCTTTCCAGGATATTTTTTTTCCTTCCTCTTTGTTTCTAGCAATATAGGTGATCGGAACTTCGTGAATCTTTAATGACTTGATTTTAGATAGTTTCATGGTTACTTCTGGTTCGAATCCAAAACGCTTTTCTTTTAGTTTAAGAGATTTTAAGGTTGCTGCTGGAATCATTTTGTAACAGGTCATCATGTCTGTTAATCGATATCCTGAAAATAGATTGGAAAGCTTGGTCAAAAAACCATTTCCCATGATGTGCCAGATGAAATTGGTTTTTGAATGTTTATCTTCCAGAAAACGGGATCCGTATACAATCTGATTCGGTGATTTTAGATACAGGCTTAACAAAGAGTTTATTTCTTCTGGAACCAACTCCAAATCTGCATCTTGAATTACAATGATATTTCCAGAAGCGAGTTCTATTCCTTTATGAATTGCTGCACCTTTACCTTGATTCATTACTTGTGAAAAGAAAATCAGTGGTGAATCTGTGTTTTTGGCAATGTAATCAGAAACCAGTTGGGCGGTTTTATCTTTTGAATGATCGTCGATAATAATAATTTCTTTTTCAATATCGTTGACCAATTTTATTTTTTCTAAAAGTGTAATGACTTCTAGAATGGTTTTTTCCTCATTGTAGGCTGGAACGATAATAGAAAGTTTATTGATCTCATTGAACATGAAACGAAATTAGCTAATTTCAAGAAGAAAGAAGGATAATAGAAATAAAAAATCCTCATCTTCTGATGAGGATTTAATTTTTTTAGAGCTGTCCGTCAGAATGATATACACCATTCTTGTATACTTTAACCTTCAATA from Fluviicola taffensis DSM 16823 carries:
- the nuoL gene encoding NADH-quinone oxidoreductase subunit L, with translation MSVSQILPLILLLPLMGAFINGTIGKSLSKVMVGTIATGVMAVSFVLAVMAFMSVQHGESVTVHLFTMIKTSSFSLNARLFADNLSMWMTLIVTGVGTLIHLFSMGYMKHDAGYYKFFTYLNLFIFAMLVLVLGSNYFMLFFGWEGVGICSYLLIGFWYQDFKNTLAARKAFIMNRIGDLGLLIGLFLILGKFGTLEYGEVANAVMTEGFEISEMLIFGITICLFIGATGKSAQIPLFTWLPDAMAGPTPVSALIHAATMVTAGIFLTVRSNFLFELDGAHLTKDIMLYVGLATSIVAAFIAMRQNDIKKVLAYSTVSQLGMLFVALGMGAYTAAMFHVTTHAFFKALLFLGSGSVIHAMSDEQDIRKMGGLRKKIPITHITFLIGTLAISGIPLLSGFYSKDEIIGHAFESHKFVYFALMFSSALTAIYMFRLYFVTFFGTFRGTHEQEHHLHEGPASMTLPLVILAILSIFGGLLNLPGVFLHNGTHWLSHYYAHNVSGSGIQMGEHADPNTTLMLMVAAGAMAVIIAIVTYIVYVKKNSLPAADEDVKGLAKASAMKLYFDEIYDFLFVRPVLWISEKGAHYFEGVFLHRSVVGIGKVIGKSGDLVRKIQTGRTDNYILWMVFGIIGLIVYYIIYYKN
- a CDS encoding complex I subunit 4 family protein, which translates into the protein MEILLFILPVFFALSVLIVPKSGVRAYGIIGSLAVLGVVIACMTQYNNDGTVQLFANKQWLFGITLSFGYDGISLLMLLLTAVLVPLVLVSNFKNELAENRLFTSMVFFMQLGLIGVFISMDGLWFYVFWEITLIPIFLISWWFGAPERKAALMKFFIYTFVGSLAMLAALIGIKVNAASFQIEDLKAVVFTSKTACWLALGFFLAFAIKIPIFPFHTWQPDTYTKSPMAGTMLLSGIMLKMALYGMIRWMIPLFPEAMPCLQYFVIVLATIGVVYAAVIAIKQKDIKRVFAFASMSHVGLIAAAIMVWDFDALSGSMVQIVNHGLVAVGLFLAVEIIERRTGTRNLADLGGFAKQAPKFAFWFAALAFASVSVPLTSGFIGEFLMLKGLVEFDMIIGIIAGTTLILGAVYTFRAYQLSMYGPVTRDQFADLHWSELFVLAFIVIAVVILGVYPAVITDFVNPSLKIVLETLSTPSGL
- a CDS encoding NADH-quinone oxidoreductase subunit N — translated: MDALLVVFASGLISLFAAFAKKPWLVVSSAMIGLLAAIIIIITQLQTGKAFFDFLTYEGLLFDQFALIFSLAICVLSLLIIGIGYERFKENPTHTGEYIGLLMFSATGAMIMTAYTDMFMFFLGLEILSLPIYVMAGSNKSDVRSSEASLKYFLTGSFATGIFLFGLAWVYGATGTFKLAEIQMKVGEMDTLSPILMIGVLLIMASFVFKIGAAPFHFWSPDVYDGSPHAVTGFMASVVKIAAFYAFLKMFAICFGQGELFLFWKDALVVMLIITLFVGNLSAIRQTKFKRLLAYSSITHVGYTLLLFVSGISYNISAEILWFYMFAYGFSIVGIIAVGIAVNDSEDRISSLKGLGKRNPFLAIVGIVSLLSLAGIPPTSGFFAKYILFSSAWENASWLVIIALINSGISIYYYLKVIGTIVSPAEEEQEKIKLSPLTIAVLTIALIGMLGFSFILSWL
- a CDS encoding glycosyltransferase family 2 protein → MFNEINKLSIIVPAYNEEKTILEVITLLEKIKLVNDIEKEIIIIDDHSKDKTAQLVSDYIAKNTDSPLIFFSQVMNQGKGAAIHKGIELASGNIIVIQDADLELVPEEINSLLSLYLKSPNQIVYGSRFLEDKHSKTNFIWHIMGNGFLTKLSNLFSGYRLTDMMTCYKMIPAATLKSLKLKEKRFGFEPEVTMKLSKIKSLKIHEVPITYIARNKEEGKKISWKDGMKVIWCVVRYRFGN